A genomic stretch from Thauera sp. GDN1 includes:
- the ribA gene encoding GTP cyclohydrolase II yields MRQAERALFDLRRGLPVLLRQPAGDIVIQAVEGLDDDALAALQSLSGSPARLVLSQHRMAALGHRGAPEARALTLSPLPSAQTLRDLAWMRGATLPAGSTETPATAAERTALRLLGRAQLVPAALACTVAPAQAEVVAAEVASGNLLAVGAAEALRLCETGPGALTRISEARVPLAEAENSRFVLFREADGVHEHVAIVIGDATRWPEAVPVRLHSSCLTGDLFGSLRCDCGEQLRRGVAAIDAQGGGILLYLSQEGRGIGLANKLRAYGLQDEGLDTIDADQVIGFSKDERDFRVAHEMLDQLGVQKVLLLTNNPSKVEALQHAGINVVARQAIYGEVTTQNQRYLRTKANRHGHWLHELLSEQDEPASAEPERLPAPGAASHL; encoded by the coding sequence ATGCGCCAAGCCGAGCGTGCCCTCTTCGACCTGCGACGCGGACTTCCGGTCCTGCTTCGCCAACCCGCCGGCGACATCGTGATCCAGGCGGTCGAGGGCCTCGATGACGACGCGCTCGCCGCGCTCCAATCCCTGAGCGGCTCGCCCGCGCGGCTGGTGCTCAGCCAGCATCGCATGGCCGCCCTCGGCCACCGCGGCGCCCCCGAGGCGCGCGCGCTCACCCTGTCGCCGCTGCCCTCGGCCCAAACCCTGCGCGATCTCGCGTGGATGCGCGGTGCCACCCTGCCCGCCGGCAGCACCGAAACCCCGGCCACCGCGGCCGAACGCACCGCCCTGCGCCTGCTCGGCCGCGCCCAGCTCGTCCCCGCCGCACTCGCCTGCACCGTGGCCCCCGCGCAAGCCGAGGTCGTGGCCGCCGAGGTGGCCAGCGGCAACCTGCTCGCCGTCGGCGCCGCCGAGGCGCTGCGCTTGTGCGAGACCGGTCCGGGCGCCCTCACCCGCATCAGCGAAGCCCGCGTCCCGCTCGCCGAAGCCGAGAACAGCCGCTTCGTGCTCTTCCGCGAGGCCGACGGCGTGCACGAACACGTGGCGATCGTCATCGGCGACGCCACCCGCTGGCCCGAGGCGGTGCCGGTGCGCCTGCACTCGTCCTGCCTCACCGGCGACCTCTTCGGCAGCCTGCGCTGCGATTGCGGCGAGCAGCTGCGCCGCGGTGTGGCCGCGATCGACGCCCAGGGCGGCGGCATCCTGCTCTACCTGTCGCAGGAGGGCCGCGGCATCGGACTGGCCAACAAGCTGCGCGCCTACGGGCTGCAGGACGAGGGCCTGGACACCATCGACGCCGACCAGGTGATCGGCTTTTCCAAGGACGAACGCGACTTCCGCGTCGCCCACGAGATGCTCGACCAGCTCGGCGTGCAGAAGGTTCTGCTGCTGACCAACAACCCGAGCAAGGTCGAGGCCCTGCAGCACGCGGGCATCAACGTCGTCGCCCGCCAGGCGATCTACGGCGAGGTCACGACCCAGAATCAGCGCTACCTGCGCACCAAGGCCAATCGCCATGGCCACTGGCTGCACGAGCTGCTCTCGGAGCAGGACGAGCCGGCCTCGGCCGAACCCGAGCGCCTGCCAGCGCCGGGCGCCGCCAGCCACCTCTGA
- a CDS encoding FtsX-like permease family protein, translating into MMRTLRLALRMMLRDLRAGELHLLGLAIVIAVASLTSVGFLADRVGRALDREANQLLGGDLLLRADRPWPEAFVDAARERGLQTAKTVLFTSMASTAETAALGGVKVVEDGYPLRGAIRIAPGPNQPDAPAGRAPAAGELWLDERLFAELGVKVGDTVGLGEVEFRVGAMVSFESDRGANFFSLLPRAIFNLADLERSGLIAEGSRATWRLHVAGTPQAVEGYEKWVRANLGRGQRVETVENARPEVRAALDQAQRFLRLAALLAVILAAVAVGLSARRFMARHLDGCAVMRVLGARQAQVLGIVVGEFLIFGLAAAVAGSALGWSVQWGLAGGLREILATELPAPSLLPLAHGLVVGMALLAGFVLPQLLRLGKVSTLRVLRREFEFAEPVSGAAWALGLAALLGLIFWIAADARLGAMVAAGFAVALGVFALAAWGVLRLAGRLKGQGSLRGGGWRYGIAALGRRMGSSVIQAAALGLGMTALLLLTLVRADLLDNWRRMAPPDAPNRFVINIQPDQRAGIAAAFATEGLPVPAIQPMIRGRMVAINGEAVVPAQFEDERTRRLAEREFNLSYGAALPAGNEVQAGRWHDEATVPQFSVEAGLAQTFGLAVGDRVSFEIAGRRVEAPITSVRKLDWDSMRVNFFFIASEGVLENYPASLITSFHLPPERHDFTTRLVAAFPNLTVIDIAAVIAQVQAMTDKLIVIVQFVFGFAVLAGLVVLYAALQSTHDERDYELAMLRTLGARNRQVRQALFAEFLVLGGVAGVLAGIGASAIGWVLAEQVFRMAYVPALLPVVVAVVLGAAGVVAGGWLGTRALLNRPPLASLRALG; encoded by the coding sequence ATGATGCGAACGCTGCGCCTCGCCCTGCGCATGATGCTGCGCGACCTGCGCGCGGGCGAACTGCACCTGCTCGGGCTGGCGATCGTGATCGCGGTGGCGAGCCTGACCAGCGTCGGCTTCCTTGCCGATCGTGTCGGGCGCGCGCTCGACCGCGAGGCCAATCAGCTGCTCGGCGGCGACCTGCTGCTGCGCGCCGATCGCCCGTGGCCGGAGGCCTTCGTCGACGCGGCGCGCGAACGCGGCCTGCAGACGGCGAAGACGGTGCTGTTCACCAGCATGGCGAGCACCGCAGAAACCGCGGCCTTGGGCGGGGTCAAGGTGGTGGAAGACGGCTACCCGTTGCGCGGCGCGATCCGCATCGCACCCGGACCCAACCAGCCGGACGCGCCTGCCGGGCGGGCGCCGGCGGCGGGCGAACTGTGGCTGGACGAGCGCCTGTTCGCCGAGCTCGGCGTCAAGGTCGGCGACACCGTCGGGTTGGGCGAAGTCGAGTTCCGCGTCGGCGCGATGGTCAGCTTCGAGTCCGACCGCGGCGCCAACTTCTTCAGCCTGCTGCCGCGGGCGATCTTCAACCTCGCCGATCTCGAGCGCAGCGGCCTGATCGCCGAGGGCAGCCGCGCCACCTGGCGCCTGCATGTCGCCGGTACGCCGCAGGCGGTCGAGGGCTACGAGAAATGGGTGCGCGCCAATCTCGGCCGCGGCCAGCGCGTGGAAACGGTCGAGAACGCCCGCCCCGAAGTGCGCGCCGCGCTCGACCAGGCCCAGCGTTTCCTGCGCCTGGCGGCGCTGCTCGCGGTGATCCTGGCCGCGGTCGCGGTCGGCCTGTCGGCGCGCCGCTTCATGGCGCGTCACCTTGACGGCTGCGCGGTAATGCGGGTGCTGGGCGCGCGTCAGGCGCAGGTGCTCGGGATCGTGGTCGGCGAGTTCCTGATCTTCGGCCTTGCCGCGGCGGTCGCCGGCAGCGCGCTCGGCTGGAGCGTGCAGTGGGGCCTGGCGGGCGGGCTGCGCGAGATCCTCGCCACCGAGCTGCCCGCGCCCTCGCTGCTGCCGCTGGCGCATGGGCTGGTGGTCGGCATGGCGCTGCTCGCCGGCTTCGTGCTGCCGCAGCTGCTGCGCCTGGGCAAGGTCAGCACGCTGCGCGTGCTGCGGCGCGAGTTCGAGTTCGCCGAGCCGGTGTCGGGCGCGGCCTGGGCGCTGGGCCTCGCGGCGCTGCTCGGGTTGATCTTCTGGATCGCCGCCGATGCGCGCCTGGGGGCGATGGTGGCAGCGGGCTTCGCGGTCGCACTCGGCGTGTTCGCGCTCGCGGCCTGGGGCGTGCTGCGCCTGGCCGGTCGGCTTAAAGGACAGGGCAGCCTGCGCGGCGGTGGCTGGCGCTACGGCATCGCCGCGCTCGGCCGGCGCATGGGCAGCAGCGTGATCCAGGCCGCCGCGCTCGGCCTCGGCATGACCGCGCTGCTGCTGCTCACCCTGGTGCGCGCCGACCTGCTCGACAACTGGCGGCGGATGGCGCCACCGGACGCGCCCAACCGCTTCGTCATCAACATCCAGCCCGACCAGCGCGCGGGCATCGCCGCCGCGTTCGCCACCGAAGGCCTGCCGGTGCCGGCGATCCAGCCGATGATCCGCGGCCGCATGGTGGCGATCAACGGCGAGGCCGTCGTCCCCGCGCAGTTCGAGGACGAGCGCACGCGCCGGCTCGCCGAGCGCGAGTTCAACCTGTCCTACGGCGCGGCGCTGCCCGCCGGCAACGAGGTGCAGGCCGGACGCTGGCATGACGAGGCGACCGTGCCCCAGTTCTCGGTGGAAGCCGGGCTGGCGCAGACCTTCGGGCTCGCGGTCGGCGACCGTGTGAGCTTCGAGATCGCCGGCCGGCGCGTCGAGGCGCCGATCACCAGCGTGCGCAAGCTCGACTGGGACTCGATGCGGGTCAATTTCTTCTTCATCGCTTCCGAGGGCGTGCTGGAGAACTACCCGGCGAGCCTGATCACCAGCTTCCACCTGCCGCCCGAGCGCCACGACTTCACCACCAGGCTGGTCGCCGCCTTCCCCAACCTCACCGTGATCGACATCGCCGCGGTGATCGCCCAGGTGCAGGCGATGACCGACAAGTTGATCGTGATCGTGCAGTTCGTGTTCGGCTTCGCGGTGCTCGCCGGGCTGGTCGTGCTCTACGCCGCGCTGCAGTCGACGCACGACGAGCGCGACTACGAGCTCGCCATGCTGCGCACGCTGGGTGCGCGCAACCGCCAGGTGCGCCAGGCGCTGTTCGCCGAGTTCCTGGTGCTCGGCGGGGTGGCCGGCGTGCTGGCCGGCATCGGCGCGAGCGCGATCGGCTGGGTGCTCGCCGAACAGGTCTTCCGCATGGCCTACGTGCCGGCGCTGCTGCCGGTCGTGGTGGCGGTGGTGCTGGGCGCGGCCGGTGTCGTGGCGGGCGGCTGGCTGGGCACGCGCGCGCTGCTGAACCGGCCGCCGCTGGCGAGCCTGCGTGCGCTGGGCTGA
- a CDS encoding M20 aminoacylase family protein encodes MSLIESVRPLKDKLTAIRRDIHAHPELAFEEHRTAELVARHLEALGIETHRGIGGTGVVGVVRGRRGLRAIGLRADMDALPITERNEFAHKSTIQGCMHACGHDGHTTMLLGAAEALAARRDFDGIVYLIFQPAEEGEGGAPAMIADGLFERFPMEAVFGMHNWPGMEAGSFAIHAGPVMASADRFDIRFTGVGAHAAMPHLGVDPVVAGAAFVQAAQTLVSRVLDPIDAGVVSVTQFHAGEAYNVIPDRAELCGTVRTFSAEVRDRLERGLRQVAEGIAQSHGVQVDFEFRRGYPPTINTAAEAALCAEAARSVVGGDRVFTDRRPSMGAEDFAYFLQEKPGAYVWIGNGPGEGGCMLHNPNYDFNDEVMPAGVAYWCALVQRLLGSVK; translated from the coding sequence ATGAGCCTCATCGAAAGCGTCCGCCCCCTCAAGGACAAGCTGACCGCCATCCGCCGCGACATCCACGCCCACCCCGAGCTCGCCTTCGAGGAGCACCGCACCGCCGAACTGGTGGCGCGCCATCTGGAGGCGCTGGGCATCGAGACCCATCGCGGCATCGGCGGCACCGGCGTGGTCGGCGTGGTGCGCGGCCGCCGCGGCCTGCGCGCGATCGGGCTGCGCGCCGACATGGACGCGCTGCCGATCACCGAGCGCAACGAGTTCGCGCACAAGTCCACCATCCAGGGCTGCATGCACGCCTGCGGCCACGACGGTCATACGACGATGCTGCTCGGCGCGGCCGAGGCGCTCGCCGCGCGCCGTGACTTCGACGGCATCGTCTATCTGATCTTCCAGCCCGCCGAGGAAGGCGAGGGCGGCGCGCCGGCGATGATTGCCGACGGCCTCTTCGAGCGCTTCCCGATGGAGGCGGTGTTCGGCATGCACAACTGGCCGGGCATGGAGGCGGGCAGCTTCGCCATCCACGCCGGCCCGGTGATGGCCAGCGCGGACCGCTTCGACATCCGCTTCACCGGCGTCGGCGCGCACGCGGCGATGCCGCACCTGGGCGTGGATCCGGTGGTGGCGGGCGCGGCCTTCGTGCAGGCGGCGCAGACCCTGGTGAGCCGCGTGCTCGACCCGATCGACGCCGGGGTGGTGTCGGTGACCCAGTTCCACGCCGGCGAGGCCTACAACGTGATCCCCGACCGCGCCGAGCTGTGCGGCACGGTGCGCACCTTCTCCGCCGAGGTGCGGGACCGCCTCGAGCGCGGCCTGCGCCAGGTGGCCGAGGGCATCGCGCAGAGCCACGGCGTGCAGGTCGATTTCGAGTTCCGCCGCGGCTATCCCCCGACCATCAACACCGCCGCCGAGGCCGCGCTGTGCGCCGAGGCCGCACGTAGCGTGGTCGGTGGGGACCGGGTGTTCACCGACCGCCGGCCGAGCATGGGCGCGGAGGATTTCGCCTATTTCCTGCAGGAAAAGCCGGGCGCCTACGTGTGGATCGGCAACGGCCCGGGCGAGGGCGGCTGCATGCTGCACAACCCCAACTACGACTTCAACGACGAGGTGATGCCGGCCGGCGTCGCCTACTGGTGCGCGCTGGTGCAGCGCCTGCTGGGCAGCGTGAAGTGA
- a CDS encoding dihydrofolate reductase family protein, translated as MSGRLLPDWGWACILQAHGSDWAARRATSFIVDGVEIEIQAGGAWRCAAGVAADTAALLDLFLPLVAQAGPLVIAQLGQSLDGRIATESGASHYINDVEARTHLHRLRALVDAVVVGVGTVNADDPQLTVRHVPGANPLRVVLDPRRRAMARARVFCDGAAPTLHLVADDGDAPAATGAAMPSSGAAWARRHDLPVPACPAPAVVRPAPLSPEEVRHCVLPCADGGFEPAAVLRWLHAAGYRRVLVEGGGVTVSRFLQAGVLDRLHVMVAPLLFGSGRPGLVLPPIDTLGEAIRPAARTFACGGDMLFDLDLRRSAGQGADGTGAH; from the coding sequence ATGTCGGGAAGACTTCTACCAGATTGGGGCTGGGCCTGCATCCTGCAAGCGCATGGGAGTGATTGGGCCGCGCGGCGCGCGACAAGTTTCATCGTCGACGGCGTCGAGATCGAAATTCAGGCCGGCGGCGCCTGGCGCTGCGCCGCGGGGGTGGCCGCGGACACGGCCGCGCTGCTCGACCTCTTCCTGCCGCTGGTGGCGCAGGCGGGCCCGCTGGTGATCGCCCAGCTCGGGCAGAGCCTTGACGGGCGCATCGCCACCGAGAGCGGCGCGTCGCACTACATCAACGACGTCGAGGCGCGCACGCACCTGCATCGCCTGCGCGCGCTGGTCGATGCGGTGGTGGTGGGCGTGGGCACGGTGAATGCGGACGACCCGCAGCTGACCGTGCGCCATGTGCCCGGCGCCAATCCGCTGCGCGTGGTGCTCGATCCACGGCGGCGGGCGATGGCGCGGGCGCGCGTCTTTTGCGACGGCGCCGCGCCCACGCTGCATCTGGTCGCGGACGATGGGGACGCACCGGCCGCGACGGGCGCTGCGATGCCTTCGTCCGGCGCCGCTTGGGCGCGCCGGCATGACTTGCCGGTGCCCGCGTGCCCGGCGCCTGCCGTGGTCCGTCCCGCGCCGTTGTCTCCCGAGGAAGTCCGGCATTGCGTCCTGCCCTGCGCAGACGGGGGCTTCGAACCTGCGGCGGTGCTGCGCTGGCTGCATGCGGCCGGATACCGGCGGGTGCTGGTGGAAGGCGGCGGCGTGACCGTGTCGCGTTTCCTGCAGGCGGGTGTGCTCGACCGTCTGCATGTGATGGTGGCGCCGCTGCTGTTCGGTTCGGGTCGGCCCGGCCTGGTATTGCCGCCGATCGATACGCTGGGCGAGGCGATCCGTCCGGCCGCGCGGACTTTTGCCTGTGGCGGGGACATGCTGTTCGATCTCGACCTGCGCCGAAGCGCCGGGCAGGGCGCGGACGGCACGGGCGCGCACTAG
- a CDS encoding creatininase family protein encodes MIAETALPWWQDLTPRQIARIADADGVAILPLAAIEQHGEHLPLSTDLDIALGLLEAALPKLRPGLPLCVLPPLAVGLSLEHCAFAGTLSLSPETALASLVELGDSVARAGFRRLVLFNSHGGNKAVVDLAALKLRVAHRILVVRANYFRFAPPPDALPAAELRHGLHGGALETAMMLHLAPHKVRTEAIADFASIGRDMAAQAGVLGPEGEAGFGWMAQDLNAGGATGDARLGDAVLGARLVDHFAGTLARVIEDARDFELASLVAAAGRAAPGG; translated from the coding sequence ATGATTGCCGAAACTGCTCTGCCCTGGTGGCAGGACCTCACGCCGCGCCAGATCGCCAGGATTGCCGATGCGGACGGTGTCGCGATCCTGCCGCTGGCGGCCATCGAACAGCACGGCGAACATCTGCCGCTGTCCACCGACCTCGACATCGCGCTCGGCCTGCTCGAGGCCGCCCTGCCCAAGCTCCGCCCGGGGCTGCCGCTGTGCGTGCTGCCGCCGCTCGCAGTGGGGCTGAGCCTCGAGCACTGTGCCTTCGCGGGAACGCTGAGCCTGAGCCCAGAGACCGCGCTCGCGAGCCTGGTGGAACTGGGCGACAGCGTGGCGCGCGCGGGTTTCCGGCGCCTGGTGCTGTTCAACAGCCATGGCGGCAACAAGGCCGTCGTCGACCTCGCCGCCCTGAAGCTGCGCGTGGCGCACCGGATACTGGTGGTGCGCGCGAACTATTTCCGCTTCGCGCCCCCGCCCGACGCGCTGCCCGCGGCCGAACTGCGCCACGGCCTGCATGGCGGCGCGCTGGAGACGGCGATGATGCTGCACCTCGCGCCGCACAAGGTGCGCACCGAGGCGATCGCCGACTTCGCGTCGATCGGCCGCGACATGGCCGCGCAGGCGGGCGTGCTCGGGCCGGAGGGCGAGGCCGGTTTCGGCTGGATGGCGCAGGACCTGAACGCGGGCGGCGCGACCGGCGACGCCCGCCTCGGCGATGCCGTCCTCGGCGCGCGTCTGGTCGATCACTTTGCGGGCACCCTCGCGCGCGTCATCGAGGATGCGCGCGATTTCGAGCTTGCAAGCCTGGTCGCGGCCGCGGGGCGTGCAGCGCCGGGAGGCTGA
- the purT gene encoding formate-dependent phosphoribosylglycinamide formyltransferase — protein MNLGTPLSPAALRVMLLGAGELGKEVIIALQRLGVEVIAVDRYPNAPGHQVAHRAHVIPMTDGAALRALVERERPHLIVPEIEAIATDMLAEIEAAGLAEVIPTARAAQLTMNREGIRRLAAEALGLPTSPYRFADSLEELQAAIDGGIGYPCIVKPVMSSSGKGQSMLRGPEDVKKAWDYAMQGGRVAQSRIIVEGFVDFEYEITLLTVRARDAGGEVRTYFCEPIGHVQVAGDYVESWQPQAMRPAALARAKEIAAAVTGNLGGRGVFGVELFVKGDEVWFSEVSPRPHDTGLVTLCSQRFSEFELHARAILGLPVDTALREPGASAVIYGGVDAQTMRFEGVAEALAVPRSDLRLFGKPESFVKRRMGVAVANGADVAEARERAKLAASRVKPVAR, from the coding sequence ATGAATCTCGGAACCCCGCTGTCGCCGGCCGCCCTGCGCGTGATGCTGCTGGGCGCCGGCGAGCTCGGCAAGGAAGTCATCATCGCGCTGCAGCGCCTGGGTGTGGAGGTGATTGCGGTCGATCGCTATCCGAACGCACCCGGCCACCAGGTGGCGCACCGCGCCCACGTGATCCCGATGACCGACGGCGCCGCGCTGCGCGCGCTGGTCGAGCGTGAGCGCCCGCACTTGATCGTGCCCGAGATCGAGGCCATCGCCACCGACATGCTGGCCGAGATCGAGGCCGCCGGGCTGGCCGAGGTCATCCCCACCGCGCGCGCCGCCCAGCTCACGATGAACCGGGAAGGCATCCGCCGCCTGGCCGCGGAGGCGCTCGGCCTGCCGACCTCGCCCTACCGCTTCGCCGATTCGCTCGAGGAGCTGCAGGCGGCGATCGATGGCGGCATCGGCTATCCGTGCATCGTCAAGCCGGTGATGTCGTCCTCCGGCAAGGGGCAGTCGATGCTGCGCGGGCCGGAGGACGTGAAGAAGGCCTGGGACTACGCGATGCAGGGCGGCCGGGTGGCGCAGAGCCGCATCATCGTCGAGGGTTTCGTCGACTTCGAGTACGAGATCACGCTGCTCACGGTGCGGGCGCGCGACGCCGGCGGCGAGGTCCGGACGTATTTCTGCGAGCCGATCGGCCACGTGCAGGTCGCCGGCGACTACGTCGAGTCCTGGCAGCCGCAGGCGATGCGCCCGGCGGCGCTGGCGCGGGCGAAGGAGATCGCCGCGGCGGTGACCGGCAACCTGGGCGGGCGCGGGGTGTTCGGCGTGGAGCTGTTCGTGAAGGGCGACGAGGTATGGTTCTCGGAGGTCAGCCCGCGTCCGCACGACACCGGGCTGGTCACGCTGTGCTCGCAACGCTTCTCCGAGTTCGAGCTGCATGCGCGCGCCATCCTCGGCCTGCCGGTGGATACCGCGCTGCGCGAGCCGGGGGCGTCGGCGGTGATCTATGGCGGCGTCGATGCGCAGACGATGCGCTTCGAGGGCGTGGCCGAGGCGCTCGCGGTGCCGCGCAGCGACCTGCGCCTGTTCGGCAAGCCCGAGTCCTTCGTCAAGCGCCGCATGGGCGTCGCGGTGGCCAATGGCGCGGATGTCGCCGAGGCGCGCGAGCGCGCGAAACTGGCGGCGAGCCGGGTCAAGCCGGTCGCGCGCTGA
- a CDS encoding DNA recombination protein RmuC, whose protein sequence is MLQLSPSEMLLAGLLAAVLVLLAWLLVRSYTSGRALTTRLTTQLGDELSELMEQQLAAQHRELLRDLHDGLGRQTDRIGEHARADRELLQRGLTAASLQLSRGMQALTQSVDGRLDTLSGQVNQRLDEGFRKTNETFASVMARLATIDEAQKKIDGLTTNVVSLQELLGDKRARGAFGEVQLEALVQNALPPDAYAFQAVLPNNTRVDCLLTLPAPTGKVAVDAKFPLENYHRMFDTEAAELDRRAAQQAFRADVKRHVDAIASKYILPGTTSDGAVMFLPAEAVFAELHAYHPEVVAYAQGRRVWIVSPTTLMAVLNTARAVLKDVETRKQIHVIQDALGKLAKDFRRFDERMAALARHIEQASRDVQDVHTSSRKITAHFRKIESVQLEEDDADTPGGAPAIEGGEATANYALPATDRQT, encoded by the coding sequence ATGCTGCAACTGAGCCCATCCGAGATGCTGCTCGCCGGCCTGCTGGCCGCGGTGCTGGTGCTGCTGGCGTGGCTGCTGGTGCGCAGCTACACCAGCGGGCGCGCGCTGACGACACGGCTGACGACCCAGCTCGGCGACGAACTTTCCGAACTGATGGAGCAGCAGCTCGCCGCCCAGCACCGCGAACTGCTGCGCGACCTGCACGACGGCCTTGGCCGCCAGACCGACCGCATCGGCGAGCATGCGCGTGCCGACCGCGAGCTGCTGCAGCGTGGCCTCACCGCCGCCTCGCTGCAGCTGTCGCGCGGCATGCAGGCGCTGACGCAGAGCGTCGACGGCCGCCTCGACACCTTGTCCGGCCAGGTCAACCAGCGCCTGGACGAGGGCTTCCGCAAGACCAACGAGACCTTCGCCAGCGTGATGGCGCGCCTGGCGACGATCGACGAGGCGCAGAAGAAGATCGACGGCCTCACCACCAACGTCGTCAGCCTGCAGGAGCTGCTCGGCGACAAGCGCGCGCGCGGCGCCTTCGGCGAGGTCCAGCTCGAGGCCCTGGTGCAGAACGCGCTGCCGCCCGACGCCTACGCCTTCCAGGCGGTGCTGCCGAACAACACCCGCGTCGACTGCCTGCTGACCCTGCCGGCCCCCACCGGCAAGGTCGCGGTCGATGCCAAGTTCCCGCTCGAGAACTACCACCGCATGTTCGACACCGAGGCGGCCGAACTCGACCGCCGCGCCGCGCAGCAGGCCTTCCGCGCCGACGTGAAGCGCCACGTCGACGCCATCGCGTCCAAGTACATCCTGCCCGGCACCACCTCGGACGGCGCGGTGATGTTCCTGCCCGCCGAAGCGGTGTTCGCCGAGCTGCACGCCTACCACCCCGAGGTCGTCGCCTACGCGCAGGGCAGGCGCGTGTGGATCGTGTCGCCCACGACGCTGATGGCGGTGCTCAACACCGCGCGCGCGGTGCTGAAGGACGTCGAGACGCGCAAGCAGATCCACGTCATCCAGGACGCGCTCGGCAAGCTGGCGAAGGATTTCCGCCGCTTCGATGAACGCATGGCGGCGCTGGCGCGCCACATCGAGCAGGCCAGCCGCGACGTGCAGGACGTGCACACCTCCAGCCGCAAGATCACCGCGCACTTCCGCAAGATCGAGTCGGTGCAGCTGGAGGAGGACGATGCCGACACGCCCGGTGGCGCACCGGCGATCGAGGGCGGCGAAGCGACTGCGAATTACGCGCTGCCGGCGACCGACCGCCAGACTTGA
- a CDS encoding lysylphosphatidylglycerol synthase transmembrane domain-containing protein, with translation MAARRLKRALRPAASLGLLAAILLWLEPRTLAAAFSAPEPAWLAAALALSFPQLALSAWRWRLTAARLGSPLPFGEALREYYVATFLNQILPGGVMGDAARAWRHARRPRTEAEGGTPVGIAAWHAVIIERASGQLALLAVVLATLPFAPALQAAGARLFASSAGGSGSSLPLALALLPVLVGVALWRGRRQLVRLGQAVHQALLAREVLLRQLLASLLIVASYVGVYLCCMRMIGIDTPAATAAPLVPWVLLAMAIPLSVAGWGIREGAAALVWTAAGLDPAQGVAISIAYGVVVLLSSLPGALLLRHPVRRAPPTERAAPRP, from the coding sequence ATGGCCGCGCGCCGACTGAAGCGGGCCTTGCGTCCGGCCGCGAGCCTGGGCCTGCTGGCCGCGATACTGCTCTGGCTCGAGCCGCGAACGCTCGCTGCGGCCTTCTCCGCGCCGGAGCCAGCATGGCTGGCGGCGGCGCTGGCCCTGAGCTTTCCCCAGCTCGCCCTGTCCGCCTGGCGATGGCGGCTCACAGCCGCGCGCCTCGGGTCGCCGCTCCCCTTCGGCGAGGCGCTGCGCGAATACTACGTCGCCACCTTCCTCAACCAGATCCTGCCCGGCGGCGTCATGGGCGACGCCGCGCGCGCCTGGCGCCACGCCCGTCGCCCCCGGACCGAGGCGGAAGGCGGGACACCGGTCGGGATCGCGGCCTGGCATGCGGTCATTATCGAGCGCGCCTCGGGTCAGCTGGCCTTGCTGGCCGTGGTGCTGGCGACGCTGCCCTTTGCGCCCGCACTGCAGGCGGCGGGCGCAAGGCTGTTCGCCTCGTCCGCCGGCGGATCGGGCTCGTCCTTGCCGCTCGCGCTTGCGCTGCTGCCCGTGCTCGTCGGCGTGGCGCTGTGGCGGGGCCGGCGCCAGCTCGTCCGTCTGGGACAGGCGGTTCACCAGGCCTTGCTCGCGCGCGAGGTGCTCCTGCGCCAGCTGCTCGCCTCCTTGCTGATCGTGGCCAGCTATGTCGGCGTCTATCTGTGCTGCATGCGCATGATCGGCATCGACACCCCGGCGGCGACCGCGGCGCCGCTGGTGCCCTGGGTGCTGCTGGCGATGGCGATCCCGCTGTCGGTGGCGGGCTGGGGCATCCGCGAGGGCGCAGCCGCCCTGGTGTGGACGGCCGCCGGCCTCGACCCCGCGCAGGGCGTGGCGATCTCCATCGCCTACGGCGTGGTCGTGCTGCTGTCGAGCCTGCCGGGCGCGCTGCTGCTCCGCCACCCGGTCCGGCGCGCCCCACCCACTGAACGCGCCGCGCCGCGGCCCTAG